A stretch of the Neisseria sp. DTU_2020_1000833_1_SI_GRL_NUU_006 genome encodes the following:
- the speD gene encoding adenosylmethionine decarboxylase, translating into MTHIPGNHGLLDLYDCDEAVLKDEGRLKTVLKAAAQASEATILAERFHTFGGAGGITGVLLLAESHISIHTWPEHRFAAIDAFICGGMKLEKVKEILCRELTAEWAVWTVAQRGEGILDDTQPPVEQQNL; encoded by the coding sequence ATGACCCATATCCCCGGCAACCACGGTCTTTTGGATTTATATGACTGTGATGAAGCCGTCTTGAAAGACGAGGGTCGTCTGAAAACCGTCCTCAAAGCCGCCGCCCAAGCCTCAGAAGCGACTATCCTCGCCGAACGTTTCCACACCTTCGGCGGCGCAGGCGGCATTACCGGCGTGTTACTGCTCGCCGAATCCCACATCAGCATCCACACTTGGCCGGAACACCGCTTCGCCGCCATAGACGCATTTATCTGCGGCGGCATGAAATTGGAAAAAGTGAAGGAAATATTGTGCAGGGAATTGACGGCAGAATGGGCTGTTTGGACGGTTGCGCAACGTGGCGAAGGAATATTGGACGATACTCAGCCGCCAGTAGAACAACAAAACCTGTAA
- a CDS encoding DUF4178 domain-containing protein, translating to MSNTPFFKTDCPSCGAPVEAHSASAVTLVCGYCNSMLVRQDDGIVDSGRDSALLEDFSLLQIGTAGTFVTQRFTLVGRLQVQYDDGAWNEWYVLFDDGRTGWLSEAGDLYVMTMPVETDDPPRFEDIRAGFSELTFQSKRYVASDVRHISLKRAAAQGELPFVLNGDRQNKVADWRCEDLFITLDYSGDTPETFFGRMVNLDDLKLENARSEDEIKESAGRLKGSISSENCPNCGSSVHWVNGLTSHLNCPSCGSELAIGKDKAELITANAMRTSQQSLFTLPVGRQGRLKNREFYVMGAVRYAETDAQETFDNLFNGANRVLTPEGQWSEYLLYNPTQGFLWLVESDDGWSLSQTQNTWPRLDRNRQPQGCGKLYDYGGRVEVAAGAFYWRIRRGDLNYYSDYRDGQNRKLSAELNTHEMAWSKSVPIDYSEVAESFSLSSRAPHYTAKMAADGIDKSLRIVMTAILVVVNLPALIISDNPATPSVILIGAWLMWTMGKKDEDEDEDED from the coding sequence ATGTCAAACACCCCCTTCTTTAAAACCGACTGCCCGAGCTGCGGCGCGCCTGTCGAAGCGCATTCCGCCTCAGCCGTTACGCTGGTGTGCGGCTACTGCAACAGCATGCTGGTACGGCAGGATGACGGTATCGTCGATTCCGGCCGCGATTCCGCATTGCTGGAAGATTTCAGCCTGCTGCAAATCGGTACGGCCGGCACATTTGTTACGCAACGCTTCACCCTGGTCGGACGGCTTCAGGTGCAATACGACGACGGCGCATGGAACGAATGGTACGTGCTGTTTGACGACGGCAGGACGGGCTGGCTTTCGGAAGCAGGCGATTTGTATGTGATGACCATGCCCGTCGAAACCGACGACCCGCCGCGCTTTGAGGACATTCGGGCGGGATTTAGCGAACTGACTTTCCAAAGCAAACGCTATGTCGCCTCAGACGTGCGCCACATCAGCTTGAAACGCGCTGCCGCGCAGGGCGAGCTGCCGTTTGTTTTGAACGGAGACCGTCAGAACAAAGTCGCCGACTGGCGTTGCGAAGACCTTTTCATCACGCTCGATTACAGCGGCGACACCCCCGAAACCTTCTTCGGCCGCATGGTGAACTTGGATGATTTGAAGCTGGAAAACGCCCGCAGCGAAGACGAAATCAAAGAAAGCGCAGGCCGTCTGAAAGGCAGTATTTCCTCAGAAAACTGTCCCAACTGCGGCTCGTCCGTCCACTGGGTCAACGGCCTCACCTCCCATCTCAACTGCCCAAGCTGCGGCAGCGAATTGGCAATCGGCAAAGACAAAGCCGAACTCATTACCGCCAACGCCATGCGCACGTCGCAGCAAAGCCTGTTTACCCTGCCCGTCGGCAGACAAGGTCGTCTGAAAAACCGCGAATTTTACGTTATGGGCGCAGTCAGATACGCCGAAACCGACGCACAGGAAACATTCGACAACCTGTTTAACGGCGCCAACCGCGTGCTCACGCCCGAAGGCCAATGGTCGGAATATCTGCTTTACAACCCGACGCAAGGTTTCCTGTGGCTGGTCGAATCCGATGACGGCTGGAGCCTTTCCCAAACCCAAAATACATGGCCGCGCCTCGACCGCAACCGCCAACCGCAAGGCTGCGGCAAACTTTACGACTACGGCGGCAGGGTCGAAGTCGCGGCCGGCGCGTTCTACTGGCGCATCCGAAGGGGCGATTTGAACTATTACAGCGACTACCGTGACGGACAAAACCGCAAACTTTCTGCCGAATTGAACACGCACGAAATGGCATGGAGCAAAAGCGTGCCAATTGATTACAGCGAAGTTGCCGAGTCATTTAGCCTGAGCAGCCGCGCACCGCATTACACCGCAAAAATGGCGGCAGACGGTATTGATAAATCACTGAGAATCGTGATGACCGCCATCTTGGTTGTCGTCAACCTCCCTGCTTTGATAATCAGCGACAACCCTGCCACCCCCTCAGTCATCCTCATAGGAGCCTGGTTAATGTGGACTATGGGCAAAAAAGACGAGGACGAGGACGAGGACGAGGATTAA
- a CDS encoding SPFH domain-containing protein has product MFNFIKKQFIDVIQWPNPDDSLLMWRFPIADEEIQNGASLTVREAQMAMFVDEGVTADVFGPGRYTLNTQTLPLLTNLKNWDKLFESPFKSDVYFFNTKQQLARKWGTSQPVTVRDAEFGAVQLRSFGMYAYRISDPAKFFKEVSGVAAEYSGAELENQLRNITVTQLAAAFGSSGIPFLDMAANQVLLSQKIGELLGAEFAKLGLTLENFTVESITLPAAIQEALDKKISMGVIGDLGRYTQYQTAESIPLAAQNKGGLAGIGAGLGVGAGVGQAMAGAMAGMMQPAAQPAAQPAQTVQTASEDPQAKLAKLKSLLDGGLIAQEDYDKAKAEVLKQLIG; this is encoded by the coding sequence ATGTTCAACTTTATCAAGAAACAGTTTATCGACGTCATCCAATGGCCGAATCCCGACGACAGCCTGCTGATGTGGCGTTTCCCAATTGCCGACGAGGAAATCCAAAACGGTGCGAGCCTGACCGTGCGCGAGGCGCAGATGGCGATGTTTGTTGACGAGGGCGTAACCGCCGACGTGTTCGGACCGGGCCGTTATACACTCAACACGCAAACGCTGCCGCTGCTGACCAACCTGAAAAACTGGGACAAACTCTTTGAATCCCCGTTTAAATCCGACGTTTACTTTTTCAATACCAAACAACAGCTTGCGCGGAAATGGGGTACGTCGCAACCCGTTACCGTGCGCGATGCCGAGTTCGGCGCGGTGCAGTTGCGCTCGTTCGGCATGTACGCCTACCGAATCAGCGATCCGGCAAAATTCTTCAAAGAAGTCAGCGGCGTAGCGGCAGAATACAGCGGCGCCGAGTTGGAAAACCAGTTGCGCAATATCACCGTCACCCAACTCGCGGCGGCGTTCGGCAGCTCCGGCATTCCGTTTTTGGACATGGCGGCAAACCAAGTTTTGCTGTCGCAAAAAATCGGCGAATTGCTCGGCGCGGAATTTGCCAAACTCGGCTTGACGCTGGAAAACTTCACCGTCGAAAGCATCACTCTGCCTGCCGCCATCCAAGAAGCCTTGGATAAGAAAATTTCCATGGGCGTCATCGGCGACTTGGGACGCTACACCCAATACCAAACCGCCGAATCCATCCCGCTCGCCGCGCAAAACAAAGGCGGACTTGCCGGAATCGGCGCAGGCTTGGGCGTAGGCGCTGGCGTCGGTCAGGCAATGGCTGGCGCGATGGCGGGCATGATGCAGCCCGCGGCGCAACCGGCAGCACAACCCGCCCAAACCGTTCAGACGGCCTCCGAAGACCCGCAGGCAAAATTGGCGAAACTCAAATCTTTGCTGGACGGCGGTTTGATTGCTCAAGAGGATTACGATAAAGCCAAAGCGGAAGTGTTGAAACAGTTGATCGGCTGA
- a CDS encoding DUF350 domain-containing protein: MSISLPQYLLYLQYMLAGVAMTAVFGAVYLRITPAEELRLIKNGNLACALSFGGALVGFCLTLASSIAHSVSFVDFILWGLAAAVIQILVYFAATMMIKGATEELIGNNVAVGALFGAVSVSIGILNAACLT; the protein is encoded by the coding sequence GTGAGTATTTCCCTGCCCCAATACCTGCTTTACCTGCAATATATGCTTGCGGGTGTAGCGATGACTGCCGTTTTCGGCGCGGTGTATCTGCGGATTACCCCTGCGGAAGAATTGCGGCTGATTAAAAACGGCAACCTTGCCTGCGCCTTGTCGTTCGGCGGCGCGCTGGTCGGATTTTGTCTGACGCTCGCGTCCAGCATTGCCCACAGCGTCAGTTTCGTCGATTTTATCCTGTGGGGCCTTGCCGCGGCAGTGATTCAGATTTTGGTGTATTTTGCCGCCACGATGATGATTAAAGGCGCAACGGAAGAACTTATCGGCAACAACGTCGCCGTCGGCGCACTGTTTGGCGCGGTGTCCGTGTCCATAGGTATCTTGAATGCCGCTTGTTTGACCTGA